The DNA sequence TTGCCTGATTTACATCAGATTTAAATTTAGTAAATTCAGCAGCATAGTTATCTTTATTCGATTGAATATCTTTTTTGAATTCTGAAAGTTCCTTTGTGCTTTCCGATCTATATTTAGTAATTAATTCTTGAAAATGAATATAATTCGCGTCATATTTTTTTAACACCTCGTCAAACTTTTCATTAAGAATCTTTGGATTAAGAAAAAATAAAGTTTTAAGGTAACCGAAAAAATATTCTTTTGAAGACCCATTAAAGATACCAGTTAAGCAATCTATAGCACCGCTCATGCCATAGTGGTCAGTTTTATCAAACGTAAACAAAAATGACCCAAGTTTCGAAGTTGAAACAATCTTTTGATAAGAAGGAGATAAAAGTTGATTACGTATATTTGATAATTGGCTCTGAACCATATCGAATCTATTTTGAATAATATATTGGCTTATCGCGTTAATTCCGTTTTCGAGACTGCTATAAAAGTTCCATATTTCACTAAACCTTCCTGACTCAAAATATGACCAAGCCGTACGCTCCTTCCTTATGAAAGATTCCAAATCCTCAAATTTGCGAAATACAAGTTTACTATTATCGAGAAAGGTTGCGAATTCCCATTCATTCGAATTAAAATAGTCTTTTATTTTTTCGTAATCCATAAAATTTTCCTGACTTTCGTCTAACGACGTTGGCTTGCCGACGTTTTGCAATGGCACGAGACTTGCCACCGCAAGGCGAGTGACAGAAGCAAAATGTGCCGAAGGCCAAGCAAGGGTTGCAAAGCAAGCCCGAAGCGATGCGGCAAGTTGGCAGTTAAGCGAAGTTACGCCTCAAACACACTGCAATTTAATTCAATTTCACTACTTGGACGAAAGTCCAATAGCATCCAAATTTACTAGCCCCAAAGTATCGCGCTCCCCTTTCGGGATTGGATAAAATAGAACCATAAGCTTCCGCAGGACGCTTAAATATCAAGATGCAATCCCTGGCGACGGCACCAGCTCGCATTGGGGAGCGCTAAAACTCTGAAAAATTTCCTATGCTTTAGAACCAAATCTACACGCTTCCGAGCTTCGAAAAAGAAAAAAACAAAATCCGGC is a window from the Leptospira wolffii serovar Khorat str. Khorat-H2 genome containing:
- a CDS encoding DUF6161 domain-containing protein — translated: MDYEKIKDYFNSNEWEFATFLDNSKLVFRKFEDLESFIRKERTAWSYFESGRFSEIWNFYSSLENGINAISQYIIQNRFDMVQSQLSNIRNQLLSPSYQKIVSTSKLGSFLFTFDKTDHYGMSGAIDCLTGIFNGSSKEYFFGYLKTLFFLNPKILNEKFDEVLKKYDANYIHFQELITKYRSESTKELSEFKKDIQSNKDNYAAEFTKFKSDVNQAKEVEVGKFVDLRKLYEEKIRIEGPAAYWQELETHYEKKGKLWRCWAVWVSTLSVGFLTFIFFFYPEKYLNAQNGFSLDGLKGTLLLGVIISILIYLVRFFINLSLSSYHLSLDAKERYQLSHFYLSLIKEGTLQKEERNLIIQSLFGRADTGLLQGESAPTLPIDIGIFKK